A genome region from Gallus gallus isolate bGalGal1 chromosome 9, bGalGal1.mat.broiler.GRCg7b, whole genome shotgun sequence includes the following:
- the FBXO45 gene encoding F-box/SPRY domain-containing protein 1: MAAGPGGGAAGGAGWRLPGRVLELVFSYLELRELRSCALVCKLWHHVLHGDENSEVWRSLAARCLAEEALRTDILCNVPTYKGKVRAFHHAFSTNDCSRNVYIKKNGFTLHRNPIAQSTDGARTKIGFSEGRHAWEVWWEGPLGTVAVIGIATKRAAMQCQGYVALLGSDDQSWGWNLVDNNLLHNGEVNGSFPQCNNAPKYQIGERIRVILDMEDKTLAFERGYEFLGVAFRGLPKVCLYPAVSAVYGNTEVTLVYLGKPLDG, from the exons atggcggcggggcccggcggcggggcggcggggggagcggggtGGCGGCTGCCGGGGCGGGTGCTGGAGCTGGTGTTCTCCTACCTGGAGCTGCGCGAGCTGCGGAGCTGCGCGCTGGTGTGCAAGCTGTGGCACCACGTCCTGCACGGCGACGAGAACAGCGAGGTGTGGCGCAGCCTGGCCGCGCGCTGCCTGGCCGAGGAGGCGCTGCGCACCGACATCCTCTGCAACGTGCCCACCTACAAGGGCAAG GTCCGTGCCTTCCACCACGCCTTCAGCACCAACGACTGCTCCCGGAACGTCTACATCAAGAAGAACGGCTTCACGCTGCACCGCAACCCCATCGCCCAGAGCACCGACGGCGCCAGGACCAAGATCGGCTTCAGCGAGGGCCGCCACGCCTGGGAGGTGTGGTGGGAAGGGCCGCTGGGCACCGTGGCCGTCATCGGCATCGCCACGAAGCGGGCGGCCATGCAGTGCCAGGGCTACGTGGCCCTGCTGGGCAGCGACGAccagagctggggctggaaCCTGGTGGACAATAACTTGCTGCACAACGGGGAGGTCAACGGCAGCTTCCCGCAGTGCAACAACGCGCCCAAGTACCAG ATAGGCGAAAGGATTCGAGTTATCCTGGACATGGAAGACAAAACGTTAGCGTTTGAGAGGGGCTATGAGTTCTTGGGAGTTGCGTTCAGAGGACTGCCCAAAGTTTGCCTGTATCCGGCAGTGTCCGCCGTGTACGGTAACACAGAAGTGACTTTGGTCTACCTGGGAAAGCCTTTGGATGGATGA
- the WDR53 gene encoding WD repeat-containing protein 53 isoform X1, producing MRGVGVPAERSGPAPTAMAVRWEGGHSASVLCLAAGREGLVASGAERGELALWGREGVPAGRLRLSPAEDDVAALAFSPRLPHRLYAAHGAAVALLDVRALREPVERLRFNEEEIGCLALSDAGALLAAADDSGAVKVVDLESKKVVRSLRHANICSSVAFRPQRPQSLVSCGLDMQVMLWNLQKARPLWTTNLQECGTEEDSLQSAGQLFNPPLAHSLSVASCGNVFGCGAQDGKVRIFRVTGLKFERELEFRGHSLGVSQVLFMPESYCLLTGGNDGKVLLWDVSNDIGKQQKSPAKSLHKRKGQAAATARKDGKLNKVASNEHARILPKLTIEHGEKVNWITCAEIKGSRRVLVADQSSSISVYPLPES from the exons atgcgcggagTCGGCGTCCCCGCCGAGAGGAGCGGCCCCGCGCCGACGGCCATGGCGGTCAGGTGGGAGGGCGGCCACTCCGCCTCCGTGCTGTGCCTCGCCGCCGGCCGCGAGGGGCTCGTGGCCTCGGGGGCCGAGCGCGGCGAGTTGGCGCTGTGGGGGCGGGAGGGCGTCCCCGCGGGGCGGCTGCGGCTGTCCCCCGCCGAGGACGACGTGGCGGCGCTGGCGTTCTCCCCGCGCCTCCCGCACCGCCTGTACGCCGCGCACGGGGCGGCCGTGGCGCTGCTGGACGTGCGGGCGCTGCGGGAGCCCGTGGAGCGCCTCCGCTTCAACGAGGAGGAGATCGGCTGCCTGGCGCTCAGCGACGCCGGGGCCCTGCTGGCCGCGGCCGACGACTCCGGGGCCGTCAAGGTCGTGGATCTGGAGAGCAAGAAAGTCGTCCGCTCGCTGAGGCACGCCAACATCTGCTCCTCCGTCGCCTTTCGGCCGCAGAGGCCGCAGAGCCTCGTCTCGTGCGGCCTGGACATGCAG GTTATGCTGTGGAACCTGCAGAAAGCTCGCCCCCTATGGACCACAAACTTGCAGGAGTGTGGAACAGAGGAAGACAGCCTGCAGTCAGCCGGCCAGCTCTTTAACCCCCCACTTGCACATTCCCTGTCTGTCGCATCGTGTGGCAACGTCTTTGGCTGCGGAGCTCAAGATGGTAAAGTCAGAATATTCCGAGTCACTGGTCTCAAATTTGAACGTGAGCTGGAGTTCAGAGGTCATAGTTTGGGAGTATCACAAGTCCTCTTCATGCCAGAATCATACTGCTTGTTGACTGGGGGAAACGATGGGAAAGTCTTGCTCTGGGATGTCAGCAATGACattggaaagcagcagaaaagcccAGCAAAGTCACTCCATAAAAGGAAGGGCCAAGCAGCTGCCACCGCCAGAAAAGATGGAAAGCTCAACAAAGTGGCTTCAAATGAACATGCTAGAATTTTACCAAAGCTAACCATTGAGCATGGAGAGAAGGTGAACTGGATCACGTGCGCAGAGATCAAAGGCTCCAGGAGAGTATTAGTTGCTGATCAGAGTAGTTCTATATCTGTTTATCCGTTGCCAGAGTCTTag
- the WDR53 gene encoding WD repeat-containing protein 53 isoform X2 encodes MLWNLQKARPLWTTNLQECGTEEDSLQSAGQLFNPPLAHSLSVASCGNVFGCGAQDGKVRIFRVTGLKFERELEFRGHSLGVSQVLFMPESYCLLTGGNDGKVLLWDVSNDIGKQQKSPAKSLHKRKGQAAATARKDGKLNKVASNEHARILPKLTIEHGEKVNWITCAEIKGSRRVLVADQSSSISVYPLPES; translated from the coding sequence ATGCTGTGGAACCTGCAGAAAGCTCGCCCCCTATGGACCACAAACTTGCAGGAGTGTGGAACAGAGGAAGACAGCCTGCAGTCAGCCGGCCAGCTCTTTAACCCCCCACTTGCACATTCCCTGTCTGTCGCATCGTGTGGCAACGTCTTTGGCTGCGGAGCTCAAGATGGTAAAGTCAGAATATTCCGAGTCACTGGTCTCAAATTTGAACGTGAGCTGGAGTTCAGAGGTCATAGTTTGGGAGTATCACAAGTCCTCTTCATGCCAGAATCATACTGCTTGTTGACTGGGGGAAACGATGGGAAAGTCTTGCTCTGGGATGTCAGCAATGACattggaaagcagcagaaaagcccAGCAAAGTCACTCCATAAAAGGAAGGGCCAAGCAGCTGCCACCGCCAGAAAAGATGGAAAGCTCAACAAAGTGGCTTCAAATGAACATGCTAGAATTTTACCAAAGCTAACCATTGAGCATGGAGAGAAGGTGAACTGGATCACGTGCGCAGAGATCAAAGGCTCCAGGAGAGTATTAGTTGCTGATCAGAGTAGTTCTATATCTGTTTATCCGTTGCCAGAGTCTTag